In a single window of the Neodiprion virginianus isolate iyNeoVirg1 chromosome 1, iyNeoVirg1.1, whole genome shotgun sequence genome:
- the LOC124308555 gene encoding endocuticle structural glycoprotein SgAbd-2-like, which produces MKIVLVLAALVAVSVAAPQGFVSTPIPVLQFDESRDEFGQFALTYRTGNGISVTREGSLKPTADGKDHVLIQSGSQTYESPNGEKITETWTADENGYIVEGDHIPKASNA; this is translated from the exons ATGAAAATT GTTCTGGTCCTCGCTGCCCTTGTGGCCGTTTCTGTAGCCGCACCCCAAGGATTTGTATCCACGCCAATTCCGGTGCTCCAATTCGACGAAAGCCGCGACGAGTTCGGACAATTTGCATTGAC CTACCGAACTGGAAATGGAATCTCCGTAACGCGTGAGGGATCGTTGAAGCCGACTGCTGACGGAAAAGACCACGTCCTGATCCAATCCGGATCCCAAACTTACGAGAGCCCTAACGGAGAAAAGATCACGGAGACCTGGACCGCCGATGAAAATGGATACATAGTCGAGGGTGATCACATCCCCAAAGCCTCGAAtgcgtaa
- the LOC124310284 gene encoding endocuticle structural glycoprotein SgAbd-8-like translates to MKFAIVLAALAAVAVARPQNQLTPGVIPILDYQETHDEFGQFALSYVTGDGTQVSEQGALVPNSKEDGFVLVKKGSFKYYAPDGQLIEETWTADGNGFHAEGSHLPVAPDPNAAS, encoded by the coding sequence GCAATCGTCCTCGCCGCGTTAGCCGCCGTCGCCGTGGCTCGTCCTCAGAATCAGCTCACCCCCGGAGTCATACCCATCCTGGACTACCAAGAGACCCATGACGAGTTCGGGCAGTTCGCTCTGAGCTACGTTACCGGCGATGGAACCCAAGTATCCGAACAGGGTGCTCTGGTCCCCAACTCCAAGGAAGACGGATTCGTCCTCGTAAAGAAGGGATCCTTCAAGTACTACGCTCCCGACGGACAGTTAATCGAGGAAACGTGGACCGCCGACGGCAACGGCTTCCACGCCGAGGGCAGTCACTTGCCGGTGGCACCTGACCCCAACGCGGCCTCGTAG